In Candidatus Poribacteria bacterium, one DNA window encodes the following:
- a CDS encoding mechanosensitive ion channel family protein — MDQLLDFFGRVSTLLETLAETRYKGIILSAVTITVLVVIRSVSTRAVRHYVRRHAYKEENVENFMATWGYVWTGIIAVFGIVSLSGSLQVLGLSAGFLGMVLGWSLQQPITGIAAWIMLIVKRPFKIGQRVVIAGIVGDVMDITLTHVILNQVGGTVSGEERSGRGILIPTAILFGQTITNYTYDVEYILDEVPVRVTFASDWTRAENILIDAASRVMEHTILETGEQPFIRAELFDAGVLMRLRYKTRPEDRQKNSSDIVRIIFHEFAKADSVEFAYAHSEVIYTWKDAPKAEGHRS, encoded by the coding sequence GCGTCAGTACGCTGCTGGAGACGCTCGCCGAGACGCGCTACAAGGGAATCATCCTTTCGGCAGTGACCATCACGGTTCTGGTCGTTATCCGCAGCGTTTCGACACGCGCTGTCCGTCACTACGTCCGGCGGCACGCCTACAAAGAGGAAAACGTCGAGAACTTCATGGCGACGTGGGGCTACGTCTGGACCGGAATCATCGCCGTGTTCGGGATCGTGAGCCTCAGTGGATCGCTCCAGGTTCTCGGACTGTCCGCCGGCTTCCTGGGGATGGTGCTCGGCTGGTCGCTTCAGCAGCCCATCACAGGCATCGCGGCGTGGATCATGCTGATCGTCAAGCGACCGTTCAAGATAGGCCAGCGCGTGGTGATCGCGGGGATCGTCGGCGACGTCATGGACATCACGCTGACACACGTCATCCTCAATCAGGTTGGCGGAACCGTCAGCGGCGAAGAACGTTCCGGTCGGGGCATCCTGATTCCGACCGCCATCCTTTTCGGTCAGACGATCACCAACTACACCTATGACGTCGAGTACATCCTCGACGAGGTGCCCGTACGGGTGACGTTCGCATCGGATTGGACGAGAGCCGAAAACATCCTCATCGACGCCGCCAGTCGCGTCATGGAGCACACGATCCTGGAGACCGGCGAACAGCCGTTCATCCGCGCCGAGTTGTTCGACGCCGGCGTCCTCATGCGGCTCCGATACAAGACGCGTCCCGAAGATCGCCAGAAGAACTCCAGCGATATCGTCCGCATCATTTTCCACGAGTTCGCCAAGGCGGACAGCGTCGAGTTCGCCTACGCCCATTCGGAAGTGATCTACACCTGGAAGGACGCGCCGAAGGCGGAGGGGCACCGGTCATGA
- a CDS encoding VOC family protein — MAVLLHTRVRVSNLDQSIKFYTENLGFVLQGRSDRSPAGNQLAFVALPGNEHTIEFCYSPDYELSVPTDLLHFAIGVPDLIACCDELESKGIEIWPDGWRTKFVSGSKMAFIDDPDGYEIELLERK; from the coding sequence GTGGCAGTTCTGCTCCACACGCGAGTCCGCGTCAGCAACCTCGATCAGAGCATCAAGTTCTACACGGAGAACCTGGGGTTCGTGCTGCAGGGCCGCAGCGACCGATCCCCGGCGGGGAACCAACTGGCGTTCGTGGCGCTGCCAGGCAACGAGCACACGATTGAGTTCTGCTACTCGCCCGACTATGAGCTCAGTGTCCCGACCGACCTGCTCCACTTCGCCATCGGCGTGCCGGACCTGATCGCCTGCTGCGACGAGCTGGAGAGCAAGGGCATTGAGATCTGGCCCGACGGCTGGCGGACGAAGTTCGTGTCCGGCAGCAAGATGGCATTCATCGACGACCCCGACGGCTACGAGATCGAGCTGCTGGAGCGCAAGTAG
- a CDS encoding mechanosensitive ion channel family protein, giving the protein MMPGATPTLPAHDAARNGEGIPFVLMVAAALGLVIVYRLWMRRATRYLAGRSGSDAVAADKALFVARYTYFGVALVFYLALFGRSLSGMGLSLAFISTLASWALRAPVTNLAAWMMVVIRKPYLIGDRVVIGEFTGDVKDISVSYTLLEQVGGTVSGDEKSGRSILVPNQNLFAAAIVNYRLDEDTVLDEVPVRITYDSDLSQAEAAILAAARAALSERGVADKREPYVVHELIPSGVISRVRYHVQPVRRQEIASAIVASIHARLSAEPAVRFCYVQSVAHMSAAQPSDPFPPQHPDWVRSQPSSC; this is encoded by the coding sequence ATGATGCCCGGAGCGACGCCGACGCTTCCCGCCCACGATGCCGCTCGGAACGGCGAGGGGATTCCGTTCGTCCTCATGGTGGCAGCCGCATTGGGCTTGGTGATCGTCTACCGCCTGTGGATGCGCCGCGCGACGCGATACCTCGCCGGCAGATCGGGTTCCGACGCCGTCGCTGCCGACAAGGCTCTCTTCGTCGCGCGGTACACCTACTTCGGCGTCGCGCTCGTGTTCTATCTCGCCCTGTTCGGCAGGTCGCTGAGCGGGATGGGCTTGTCGCTCGCGTTCATCTCGACGCTCGCGAGCTGGGCGCTGCGGGCTCCGGTCACCAACTTGGCTGCGTGGATGATGGTGGTGATCCGCAAGCCCTACCTGATCGGCGACCGCGTGGTCATCGGCGAGTTCACCGGCGACGTCAAAGACATCTCGGTGTCTTACACGCTGCTCGAACAGGTCGGCGGAACCGTGTCCGGCGACGAGAAATCGGGCAGGTCCATCCTGGTTCCCAACCAGAACCTGTTCGCCGCCGCCATCGTGAACTATCGGCTCGACGAGGACACGGTCCTGGACGAAGTGCCGGTCCGGATCACGTACGACTCGGACCTCTCACAAGCCGAAGCCGCCATCCTCGCTGCGGCGCGCGCGGCGTTGTCAGAACGCGGCGTCGCGGATAAGCGCGAGCCGTACGTCGTCCACGAACTGATCCCATCCGGCGTCATCTCGCGCGTGCGCTACCATGTCCAGCCAGTGCGCCGCCAAGAGATCGCCTCCGCCATCGTCGCCTCCATCCACGCGCGACTGTCGGCGGAACCGGCCGTGCGGTTCTGTTACGTCCAGTCTGTGGCGCACATGTCAGCCGCGCAACCGTCCGACCCGTTTCCTCCGCAGCATCCCGATTGGGTCCGTTCGCAGCCGTCATCCTGCTGA
- a CDS encoding mechanosensitive ion channel family protein, with product MERPGAPRGARDRRREARRESDPRWLARADVRHRRRRGCRRHRPKRAGICERRGDTRYRPRRAGWGHATGRRQVGFAALLTAALAVVLVLLRVLYRWTRRWVQTWVGIRVGPVRLQSLELLSAERVISLLLAVVRVVRFAVVVVVLYAYVPLVFSLFPWTSGLAERIIAHFVGSAAYIGVGILSYVPNIAVLAIIGALTHYSLRLTRFLFREIESGTIALPGFYSDWAEPSYQIVRFLAVAFAFVVAFPYLPGLSSAAFKGVSVFIGVLFSLGSSSAIANVVAGTILTYMRAFRVGDRVKITDTVGEVVARTLLVTRIRTPKNEDITIPNAMILGSHIVNFSSSPEQEGLILHTTVTIGYNTPWRQVHELLIAAARATQGIETSPQPFVLQTSLGDFYVSYELNAYTLDPLNMARVYSELHQNIQDRFNEAGVEILSPIPSGARREHRHDSLPVPSQGLRRARVPSASDGSRAAVDERVGVRRLPVRSIPATLSGVIPWSTSDTERHGSWQFCSTRESASATSIRASSSTRRTWGSCCRAAATDPRRGTNWRSWRCQATSTRLSSATRPTMSSVSRPTCSTSPSACRT from the coding sequence ATGGAACGACCCGGCGCTCCGCGCGGAGCCCGTGACCGTCGACGAGAAGCCCGGCGAGAGTCTGATCCGCGCTGGCTCGCTCGTGCTGATGTCCGTCACCGACGCCGACGCGGATGCCGCCGGCATCGACCGAAGCGCGCTGGCATCTGCGAACGCCGAGGCGATACGCGGTATCGCCCACGTCGCGCGGGATGGGGTCACGCTACCGGGCGTCGTCAGGTCGGTTTCGCAGCGTTGCTGACCGCGGCGCTCGCCGTCGTGCTCGTGCTGCTGCGCGTGTTGTACCGCTGGACTCGCCGATGGGTGCAGACGTGGGTAGGCATCCGTGTGGGACCGGTGCGGCTGCAGTCTCTCGAACTCCTGTCGGCGGAACGGGTCATCAGCCTGCTGCTGGCTGTAGTGCGCGTCGTGCGCTTCGCCGTCGTCGTCGTCGTGCTGTACGCATACGTCCCGCTGGTGTTCAGCCTGTTCCCGTGGACGTCTGGGCTTGCCGAGCGGATCATCGCTCACTTCGTCGGCAGCGCCGCCTACATCGGCGTGGGCATCCTGTCCTACGTGCCGAACATCGCCGTCTTGGCGATCATCGGCGCGCTGACGCACTATTCGCTCCGGTTGACGCGGTTCCTCTTCCGTGAGATCGAAAGCGGAACCATCGCCCTGCCGGGGTTCTACTCCGATTGGGCGGAACCCTCCTACCAGATCGTCCGCTTCCTGGCGGTGGCATTCGCGTTCGTGGTGGCGTTCCCGTACCTGCCGGGATTGAGTAGCGCGGCGTTCAAGGGCGTGTCGGTGTTCATCGGCGTTCTGTTCTCGCTGGGCTCGTCGTCAGCCATCGCGAACGTCGTCGCCGGGACGATCCTGACGTATATGCGAGCCTTCCGCGTCGGCGACCGAGTGAAGATCACCGACACCGTCGGCGAAGTGGTCGCTCGCACGCTGCTCGTCACGCGAATCCGCACGCCCAAAAACGAGGACATCACGATCCCCAACGCGATGATCCTCGGCAGTCACATCGTCAACTTCAGCTCCTCGCCGGAGCAGGAAGGGCTGATCCTCCACACGACGGTCACGATCGGGTATAACACGCCATGGCGTCAGGTTCACGAGCTGCTGATCGCGGCGGCACGCGCCACGCAAGGGATCGAGACGAGTCCGCAGCCGTTCGTCCTACAGACCAGCCTGGGCGATTTCTACGTCAGCTACGAACTGAACGCGTACACACTGGATCCGCTCAACATGGCGCGCGTGTATTCGGAGCTCCATCAGAACATCCAGGACCGCTTCAACGAGGCGGGCGTGGAAATCCTCTCGCCCATACCGAGCGGCGCGCGACGGGAACACCGTCACGATTCCCTCCCAGTACCTTCCCAAGGACTACGTCGCGCCCGCGTTCCGAGTGCAAGCGACGGTTCCCGAGCCGCCGTCGACGAGCGAGTAGGCGTTCGGCGCTTGCCCGTGCGGTCGATTCCGGCGACACTGTCTGGCGTCATTCCGTGGTCTACTTCAGACACAGAGAGGCATGGATCGTGGCAGTTCTGCTCCACACGCGAGTCCGCGTCAGCAACCTCGATCAGAGCATCAAGTTCTACACGGAGAACCTGGGGTTCGTGCTGCAGGGCCGCAGCGACCGATCCCCGGCGGGGAACCAACTGGCGTTCGTGGCGCTGCCAGGCAACGAGCACACGATTGAGTTCTGCTACTCGCCCGACTATGAGCTCAGTGTCCCGACCGACCTGCTCCACTTCGCCATCGGCGTGCCGGACCTGA